The sequence GCATGGTCTTGCCACTGCCGGGTGGGCCCACCAGCAACAGATGGTGCCCGCCGGCGGCGGCGATCTCCAGGGCTCGGCGGCCATGGGGCTGGCCCTGCACCTGCGCCAGGTCGGTGCCGCCGCCGAGACGAGAGGCCTGGCCGGCACCGGGTGCCGCGGCTGGGGGGGCCTCGCCCCCCTGCACCAGGGCCACGGCGCTGCGCAGGTCGGTGGCCCCCCACACCGGCAGCCCGCTCACCAGGGCGGCCTCGCCGGCATTGGCGGCCGGCAGCAGCAGCCCCCGGGCTCCCGCCCGCCGGGCCTCCAGGGCCACGCAGAGCAGCCCCCGCACCGGCCGCAGGCCGCCGTCGAGGCCCAGTTCCCCCACACTCCACAGGCCCTCGACCAGCCGGGCCTCCAGTTGGCCGCTGGCCAGCAGCAGCCCGAGGGCGATCGGCAGGTCGAGCCCCGGCCCCTGTTTCGGCAGATCGGCTGGCGCCAGGTTCACCACCACGCGGCTCAGGGGCACCCGAAAGCCGCTGTGGCGGAGGGCCGAACGCACCCGTTCCCGCGATTCCTGCACGGCGGCGTCGGCCAGGCCCACCATCTGGAGCGCCGGCAGCCCGGGCCCGATGTCCACCTCCACGGTCACCTGCCGGGCCTCCAGGCCCCGCAGCGCCGCGCTGCTGCAGCGTGCCAACATCGCCTTGGATCAACTGAACGGCAGTGCCACCGGTGTCCCATCCGCCCTCCCAGAGCGCCAGTTCGGCCGAGCCCGTGGCCGACACGATCTTCGGCCGCATCCTGCGGGGCGAGATTCCCTGTGACGCCGTCTACGACGACGCCCTGTGCCTGGCCTTTCGCGACGTGTCCCCCCAGGCGCCCGTGCACGTGCTGGTGATTCCCCGCCAGCCGATCGTCTCGCTGGCCTCGGCTGAGGCCGAGGACGCCCCGCTGCTGGGGCACCTGTTGGTGGTGGCGGCCAGGGTGGCGCGGCAGCAGGGGCTCACGGGCTTTCGCACCGTGATCAACAGCGGGCCGGAAGCCGGCCAGACCGTGTTTCATCTCCATGTGCACGTGATCGGGGGGCGGCCCCTCGCCTGGCCTCCCGGCTGAGCCCTGGCACCAGGCACAATTCGGAGATCTGTGCACCTCCATGAAACCCTTCCAGGCTCTTCG is a genomic window of Cyanobium sp. NS01 containing:
- a CDS encoding histidine triad nucleotide-binding protein — its product is MSHPPSQSASSAEPVADTIFGRILRGEIPCDAVYDDALCLAFRDVSPQAPVHVLVIPRQPIVSLASAEAEDAPLLGHLLVVAARVARQQGLTGFRTVINSGPEAGQTVFHLHVHVIGGRPLAWPPG